One region of Erwinia tracheiphila genomic DNA includes:
- a CDS encoding extracellular solute-binding protein — MATIKDIARLAGVSHGTVSNVLNKRGNVSAVKISAVKKAAEQLGYQVNVQAQTLRGGSSRRIALVVPNLRAERYHDLYSGVNNILSKHDYHVEIFITNDNQDIEKKQVKLLASHQCQGVIVVSCLSAADIYYKQLSISQEKILFIYREPTGTKCYFNIEHQNEINHLTAEILKKGYKKIGVFTEPEKYSNMKKFMQHLNMALSRGKNIKLQHYSCTDSECHRTAFRFFQDSVPDVIVCSDFDKVRHLKNASQLSSNLSCPPIYTFSGEELRLEENIYCSSINYETFGVELAEKLTGASNKKNNIQPKYNDNYRHFYSKNDLKDFPDKIKILTIPSPTTDVLEKLLPHFFRITGINVEITKTPFNNFIEITKNPRKFIEYDLIRIDIATLPVLAKEIFEPLKKLTPDLSYLLDDFPNEITNRYSKVNNITYAIPFDSSAQMLFYRRDLFEDQKIRRIYFEKFRQSMNVPESFEQFDRLSLFFSELQRQGEITPTGSCVNTGGTEVIATEFLLRYYAKGGRLLNKKPPAQLDQQIAEDVLKQYLTSLDHNLRINSNWWKDAITHFEQGNLVMLLVYNNLLSNVAGNELSSTIGYSIVPGSKPLLGGGSIGVIKSSVKKTQSALFLQWLYSPTIIEQIVLLGGSSASRHQYNNAKIIDCYPWISLVEKNSICGIRENAFDDGKYFDLHKAEDIIGGEIIQIIDRKLNIVDSIQKINARLAKY; from the coding sequence ATGGCAACAATCAAAGATATAGCCAGGCTGGCAGGGGTTTCACATGGAACTGTTTCGAATGTCCTCAACAAACGCGGCAATGTAAGTGCAGTTAAAATCAGTGCCGTTAAAAAAGCAGCCGAACAACTTGGCTATCAGGTCAATGTGCAGGCACAAACGCTACGTGGGGGAAGCTCCAGACGCATTGCGCTGGTTGTACCTAATTTGCGCGCAGAGCGCTATCATGACCTTTATAGTGGTGTTAATAATATCTTATCGAAACATGACTATCATGTTGAAATATTTATAACTAACGATAATCAAGATATCGAAAAAAAACAGGTAAAACTTCTGGCAAGCCACCAATGCCAGGGAGTTATTGTGGTGAGCTGTCTGTCTGCCGCTGATATATATTATAAGCAACTCTCAATTTCGCAGGAAAAGATCCTGTTCATTTACAGAGAGCCAACCGGAACAAAATGTTATTTTAACATCGAACACCAAAATGAAATCAATCATCTCACTGCAGAAATTTTAAAGAAAGGGTATAAAAAAATTGGTGTGTTTACCGAGCCTGAAAAATATTCGAATATGAAAAAATTTATGCAACATTTGAATATGGCACTTTCCAGAGGGAAAAATATAAAATTACAGCATTACTCTTGTACCGATTCTGAATGTCACAGAACTGCTTTTCGATTTTTTCAAGATTCTGTACCTGATGTTATCGTCTGTTCCGATTTTGATAAAGTTCGCCACCTTAAAAATGCAAGTCAGCTTAGTTCTAATCTGAGCTGCCCTCCCATCTATACATTTTCCGGTGAAGAATTACGCCTTGAAGAAAATATTTACTGTTCCTCAATAAATTATGAAACATTCGGAGTAGAACTGGCTGAAAAATTAACAGGCGCCTCAAATAAGAAGAATAACATACAGCCCAAATACAACGATAACTATCGACATTTTTATTCAAAAAACGATCTTAAAGACTTCCCAGATAAAATAAAGATCCTCACTATCCCGAGTCCAACGACAGATGTACTCGAAAAGTTATTACCGCATTTTTTTAGAATAACGGGAATTAACGTTGAAATAACTAAAACACCATTCAATAATTTTATTGAAATTACAAAAAACCCGAGAAAGTTTATCGAATACGATTTAATAAGAATAGATATAGCAACGTTGCCAGTGTTAGCGAAAGAAATTTTTGAACCATTAAAAAAACTAACACCAGATTTATCCTATCTTCTTGATGACTTCCCAAATGAAATAACTAACAGATATAGTAAAGTTAATAATATTACTTATGCTATACCTTTTGACTCCAGTGCTCAGATGCTTTTTTACCGTAGGGACCTGTTTGAAGACCAGAAAATCAGGAGAATATATTTTGAAAAATTTCGACAATCTATGAATGTACCTGAGAGTTTCGAGCAATTTGACAGGCTATCTTTATTTTTTTCAGAACTTCAAAGACAAGGTGAAATAACACCAACAGGCTCATGCGTCAATACGGGGGGAACAGAAGTAATAGCTACAGAGTTTTTACTGCGCTACTACGCTAAAGGTGGACGACTGTTAAATAAAAAACCGCCCGCACAACTTGATCAACAGATAGCAGAAGATGTGCTTAAACAATATCTGACCAGCCTGGACCATAACTTACGTATCAATAGTAACTGGTGGAAAGATGCAATTACCCATTTTGAACAAGGTAATCTTGTCATGCTGCTTGTCTATAATAACTTATTATCAAATGTTGCAGGTAACGAGCTTTCCTCAACCATCGGGTATTCTATCGTACCCGGAAGCAAGCCTTTACTAGGAGGAGGATCAATTGGAGTGATAAAGAGTTCTGTCAAAAAAACACAGTCTGCTTTATTTTTACAATGGCTCTATTCCCCCACAATTATTGAACAGATCGTTCTGCTTGGAGGAAGTTCAGCTTCTCGTCATCAGTACAACAATGCAAAAATTATAGATTGTTATCCGTGGATTTCATTAGTAGAAAAAAATTCAATCTGTGGCATTCGTGAAAATGCGTTTGACGATGGAAAGTATTTTGATTTACACAAGGCTGAAGATATTATAGGCGGTGAGATAATTCAAATTATTGATAGAAAACTTAACATTGTCGATAGCATCCAGAAAATCAATGCCAGACTAGCAAAATATTGA
- a CDS encoding MBL fold metallo-hydrolase translates to MQLHFLGTAASEGIPNPYCSCDLCEKTRIIGGKDIRTRSSVIIDDVMQIDISPEYSYQLMRDTVDARKITNLFFTHTHPDHFNVGELYSRMEGFGHNITHPLKVHGNDIAIGKCAQLLENYSDERFILNKIIPFNDVEIDGYTITPLLANHAVWEFCYVYLIKKGNKAIFYGHDSGWFPELTWQYLDGKKIDLLVLECTIGSNGNSKTNGHMSFETIIEVKKKMISMGCLNECSKIILSHISHNVKMTHSEINEKMKPHGICIAHDGLKINL, encoded by the coding sequence ATGCAGCTTCATTTTTTAGGAACAGCAGCTTCAGAGGGAATTCCCAATCCCTATTGTTCCTGTGATTTATGTGAGAAAACGCGGATTATTGGTGGGAAAGATATCCGCACGCGTTCTTCTGTAATTATTGATGACGTTATGCAAATCGATATATCTCCTGAATACAGTTATCAGTTGATGCGTGATACTGTGGATGCCAGAAAAATAACGAATTTATTTTTTACGCATACTCATCCTGATCATTTCAATGTTGGAGAGCTTTACAGCCGGATGGAAGGGTTTGGTCACAATATTACCCACCCATTGAAAGTACATGGTAATGATATTGCTATAGGGAAATGTGCTCAACTTCTTGAAAATTACAGTGACGAGCGTTTTATACTCAATAAGATCATACCTTTTAATGATGTGGAAATCGATGGTTATACTATTACACCACTACTGGCAAATCATGCAGTATGGGAGTTTTGTTATGTTTATTTAATAAAAAAAGGAAACAAGGCAATATTTTATGGTCATGATTCGGGTTGGTTTCCCGAGTTGACATGGCAATATCTTGATGGAAAAAAAATAGATCTTTTAGTTTTGGAATGCACAATAGGAAGTAATGGTAACAGTAAAACTAATGGACATATGAGTTTTGAAACAATTATTGAAGTCAAAAAGAAAATGATATCCATGGGTTGTTTGAATGAGTGTAGTAAAATAATTCTCTCGCATATTTCACATAATGTCAAAATGACCCATTCTGAAATTAATGAAAAAATGAAACCGCACGGAATATGCATTGCACACGATGGATTGAAAATTAATCTGTAG
- a CDS encoding MFS transporter, with translation MEFKKTPRLFIMMYAQYFVQGAWNMTMGLVLSTYGMSEIIGTAYGMLGLATILSPLIIGMIADRFFCSQKVMAVLHLVNAGILLLTPQYIIAHNDVMFLVMVFIVGLLFYPTAALANSISFCHVSGVKTFPIIRVFGTFGFMSIGFILGQFGFSGSIMTWYIASFSGACLGLYCLTLPDTPPKAKGEKFKINDLLCLDALLLFKDRNFSIFMLSTFVLMIPKTAYSAYIPVFLKSLGFDNAATMLQVGTVFEIIFMFVLAFSLMKFGFKRVILLGAICWIIRCLLLSHSAMDNNIAYVLIALMLQSFCWDFFFTAGDIFVNSKAGEKIKAQAQSLRFIISNGIGLMFASTVCGKIFNSTVTLTDSQSLLQWKTFWLYPMVIAAVVSVAFFIFFRDEPKTDFPEQ, from the coding sequence ATGGAATTTAAAAAAACGCCACGGCTTTTTATTATGATGTATGCTCAGTACTTTGTGCAAGGGGCCTGGAATATGACGATGGGTCTGGTATTAAGCACTTATGGTATGTCAGAAATTATTGGCACAGCTTATGGTATGTTAGGTTTGGCGACAATACTTTCACCACTGATCATAGGTATGATAGCAGACAGATTTTTTTGTTCTCAAAAAGTAATGGCAGTGTTGCATTTAGTCAACGCCGGGATTTTATTATTGACACCCCAATATATCATCGCTCATAACGATGTAATGTTTTTGGTTATGGTTTTTATCGTTGGGCTGCTTTTCTACCCTACAGCTGCATTAGCTAACAGTATAAGTTTTTGCCACGTCAGTGGTGTTAAGACCTTTCCAATTATACGTGTGTTTGGCACTTTCGGATTTATGTCAATAGGTTTTATACTCGGACAGTTTGGCTTCTCTGGAAGCATAATGACATGGTATATTGCGAGTTTTTCGGGTGCATGTCTTGGGCTGTACTGTTTGACGTTGCCTGATACACCGCCTAAAGCGAAAGGAGAAAAATTTAAAATTAATGACCTGCTTTGTCTTGATGCATTATTGCTTTTTAAAGACAGAAATTTCAGTATTTTCATGCTATCAACATTTGTACTTATGATCCCGAAAACAGCATATTCTGCTTATATACCCGTTTTTCTCAAATCATTGGGATTTGATAATGCGGCAACTATGCTGCAAGTCGGTACCGTATTTGAGATTATTTTTATGTTTGTACTTGCATTCTCTCTGATGAAATTTGGTTTTAAGAGAGTTATTTTATTGGGGGCGATCTGCTGGATTATAAGATGTTTGCTTCTGTCTCACTCAGCAATGGATAATAATATAGCCTATGTTTTAATTGCCTTGATGTTGCAAAGCTTTTGCTGGGATTTTTTCTTTACTGCGGGAGATATTTTTGTTAACAGCAAGGCTGGTGAGAAAATTAAAGCACAGGCGCAGAGTTTACGTTTTATTATATCGAACGGAATTGGTTTAATGTTTGCTTCCACCGTCTGTGGAAAAATATTCAACAGCACAGTAACATTGACTGATTCTCAGTCTCTATTGCAATGGAAAACATTTTGGTTATATCCTATGGTAATTGCGGCAGTTGTTTCTGTGGCTTTCTTCATTTTTTTCAGGGATGAGCCGAAAACAGACTTTCCAGAGCAGTAA